The following DNA comes from Rosa rugosa chromosome 5, drRosRugo1.1, whole genome shotgun sequence.
tttttttttctttttctgtctGTACTTCTTGGAATATTGACCACAAAataaagaggaaaaaaatataacaaaaacaaatgattCCACCAGAAAattgaaggggaaaaaaaatccATAACTGTCACATGGACTGAAATATAGAAGCTTCCAAACAcattaataaggaaaatattgTATATTCTAATAAATGATTAAATCAAAGTCTGACCTTGAGCCATGAAGGAACATTGCTGCGATACCCAGTAGCCAAAATGACAGAATCAATCACAAGATTTTGACCATTAACAAGCTCGACTCTGCCATGAGAGAACCTCTTGATTCCAGGAACCACCTTGATTTCACCAGATCTTATTTTCTGCAGAGCTCCAATGTCCAAAACTGGGGTCTTCCCAGAGTTGTGCTTAAGCTGCAGAGGACCTGTGGATGGTCTCTTTATACCATATTTTTCAAGATTTCCTAGAAATATCCAAGCTAGTATCAGCAATATCTTGTCAGTAAGCCAAAGTGGTACCCACTTCATCAGAAAAATTGCCAATTCAAATGTTGACTTTCCAAGAATTTCCCTTGGCAGAACATGAACCTGGAGAATAACGCAGAAGGGAACTAACTAAGTTCTAGTATAATTAATATAAATaatagcaactccaacaaattccctatattttgatttttctctactttagggaaaaataagtctcttttgctccaacagatttcctataactatccatattttagggaaagtgaggaaagagaaaaccaaattccctatatttacagcaaactctaaaattttaaggaagaatatggagattttagatattgttgtaaaatagggaatctgttggagttagagaagaaaaagagattaAAGCTTTGACtgttgcttccctataatacagaaattatagaaaAATTGTTAGAGTTGCTCTAATAGAGAGTTGTTGCTGATATTTGTAGGAAGTCATTCAGTATTTCATACTCACAAAAAAAAAGCCCCGAGAATGCGAAGTGACATTTTAAGAATGTCAATAAAACACATCatatatttgataaaaaaatttgaTGAGTATAGCAGTTTCATATTATAGTCTAGAATAATTTTgtgaatatttttatttatttatacttACCGAACTTCGAACAACCATGGAAGGGCTAGCATCGTGGTTGCAAAGATCAAGAGAGACTTCCATGCCAGAATTTCCACATCCAACAACTAATACATTCTTGCCACGGTAAGCCACGCCGGATCTGTAGTCACAAGCATGCATGATATGGCCGCCAAAGTCCTCCAAGCCTTCAAACTCCGGCACTACTTTCTCAGAATTCTCTCCAGTGGCCACCACGAGCCACCGGCAAATGTAGTCGATTTCAACAGCAGAGCCTGAACCACTTGCAGCAGCAATGGTCTTCACCCGCCAAAGACCAAAGGTCTCATCGTACTTAGCAGACTGAACTGTCTCATTGAAATTGGGGTTTATGTCAAAGTGCTGTGCATAGGACTCCAGATACTTGATGAAGTGGTTTTTGGAGGGGTATTCTGGAAAATCATCTGAGAATGGGAAGTTGGGTAATTGGCAAAACTGTTTGGGGAGGTGAAGCTTGAGGCGGTCATATGTTCTCTTTTGCCAAAGTGAAGCAATGCAGTCAGCTCTTTCTAGAATGATGA
Coding sequences within:
- the LOC133712458 gene encoding probable indole-3-pyruvate monooxygenase YUCCA3, translating into MMHNSACHSQSLDQNELFSRRCVWVNGPVIVGAGPSGLAVGAGLKDQGVPFIILERADCIASLWQKRTYDRLKLHLPKQFCQLPNFPFSDDFPEYPSKNHFIKYLESYAQHFDINPNFNETVQSAKYDETFGLWRVKTIAAASGSGSAVEIDYICRWLVVATGENSEKVVPEFEGLEDFGGHIMHACDYRSGVAYRGKNVLVVGCGNSGMEVSLDLCNHDASPSMVVRSSVHVLPREILGKSTFELAIFLMKWVPLWLTDKILLILAWIFLGNLEKYGIKRPSTGPLQLKHNSGKTPVLDIGALQKIRSGEIKVVPGIKRFSHGRVELVNGQNLVIDSVILATGYRSNVPSWLKENEFFSGDGIPRNPFPNGWKGKAGLYAVGFTRRGLSGASLDAIGVSQDIAKSWKEETKQKRKSVAARHRRCISHI